The window CATCATGCGTTTAGCGACGGAGCGGGCAAGCAGCGTATCGACCGTGATGGCCGCGACGATCAGCGCCCCTTGAATGGCTTGCTGCCAGAACGGCGACACGCGCAACACGACTAGCGCGATGTTGATCACGCCGAGGACGAGCGCGCCGAGCGTTGCGCCGAGCACCGTGCCGACGCCGCCCGTGATCGCGACACTGCCCACGACCGCCGACGCCACGACCTGCAATTCGATGCCCTTGCCGGTGCCCGCATCGACGGTGCCGAAGCGCGCGAGCCACAAGATCCCCGCGAGCCCGGCGATCGCGCCCGACAACAAGAAGCCCGCGAACACGCGCCGCTCGACCTTGATGCCGGCGAGCACCGCCGCCTCCGGGTTCGAGCCGATCGCGTAGTGCTCTCGGCCGGCGCGGAACTGCTTCAGATAGACGGCGAGCGCGATCAGCACGACGGCCGCCATCACGACGAGGTTCGGCACGCCAAGCAGCGTTCCGGTGGCGAGCCGCGAGAACGCATCGGGCAGGCTCGACGCGTTGATCTGGCCGCCGTGGACCCACGCGTAGTCCGCGCCGCGAAAGATATAGAGCGTCGACAGCGTCGCGACGAGCGACGGCACGCGCCCGAACGTCACGAGCGTGCCGTTGATCGCGCCCGCGACCAGACCGATCGCGACGCCCGCCACGAGCGCGCCCGCGATCGGCAGGTTGGGAAACGCGACGAACAAGCTGCCCACGGCATACGCGCTGATGCCCACCGTCGAGCTGATCGACAAATCGATGTGCCGCATCAGCATGACGACCGTCATCCCTGCCGTCAGCAAGCTGATGATCGACACGTTCAACAGCACGTCGCGCAGGTTCTGCAGATTCAGGAACTCGGGCCGCGCGAGCGCGGTCCCGCCGATCAGCAGGATCAGCACGACGAAGAGCGTGGTCTCGCGGCTTTGCGCTACAGCCGCGGCGAACCGGCTGAGTTTGAACACGGGCAAGCCCGGTGCGTGGTGATGGGCCCCGACGGGCGCCGTGGAGGAATGCCGGGTCATGCCGCGTGCCCCATGGTGACGGGCGTGCCGCCGAGCGCGGCGCCCATGATGCTTTGTTCGGTGGCCTGCGCGCGCGAAAGGCTCGCGCTGATGCGCCCTTCGTGCATCACGAGCACCCGGTCCGCCATGCCGAGCACTTCCGGCAATTCGCTCGAAATCATCAGCACGGCCATGCCTTCGCGCACGAGATCGGACAGGGTGCGGTAGACCTCGGCCTTGGCGCCGACGTCGATGCCGCGCGTCGGCTCGTCGATGATGAGCACGCGCGGCTCCGTTGCGAGCCATTTGCCGAGCACGACCTTTTGCTGGTTGCCGCCCGAGAGTGTGCCGGCCGGCGCGTCGAGGTTCGACGCCTTGAGCTTGAGCCGTTGGCCCCAATGCGCCGCGAGCTTCGTTTCGCTGGCGGACGAGATCAGGCCGTGACGCACGAGGCGCCCGAGCACGGTCAGCGAGGCGTTGCGCGCGATGCTCAGCTCGAGCGCGAGACCTTGCGCGCGCCGGTCTTCCGGTACGAGCGCGATGCCCGCGCGCACCGCGGCGGCCGGCTTGCCCGGCGCAACGCGCTTGCCGGATACGTGGACTTCGCCTGCATCGGGCATGTCGATACCGAATATCGCGCGCGCAACTTCGCTGCGCCCTGCACCTACGAGCCCCGCGAGCGCGACGATCTCGCCCGCGCGCACCTCGAACGACACGTCCTTGAATACGCCGATGCGCGTCAAGCCGCGCACCGAAAGCCGCACTTCGCCGGGCATCACGTCGGCTTTCGGATAAAACGTGTCGAGGTCGCGCCCCACCATCTTCGCGACGATCTGATCGGTCGTGAGGTCTTTCGTCATCGCGGTCTCGACGGTCGCGCCGTCGCGCATGATCGTCACGCGCTCGGTCAGCGCGAACACTTCGTCGAGCCGGTGCGTGATGAAGAGAATCGCGACGCCGCTCTCGCGCAGCTTCCTGACGATGGAAAACAGACGCTCGACTTCAGGTAGCGAAAGCGCGGCGGTCGGCTCATCCATCACGAGCACGTTCGCGTTCAGCGACAGCGCCTTCGCGATCTCGACCACCTGCTGATCCGCGATCGACAAGCCGCGCACGAGCCGCTGCGCACGCAGATTCACGCCTAACGACACGAGCAGCGCGTCGACCTCGCGATGCATCTCGTCGTAGCGGATGCGCCCGAGCGCATCGGTCGGCTGCCGTCCCATGTAGATGTTCTCGGCGATCGACAAATCGAAGAACAGCGTCGGCTCCTGATAGATCACCGCGATGCCCGCGCTGCGCGCATCGGCGGGGTCGGAAAACGAGCGCGCGGTGCCGTCGATCGTCAGCTCGCCGCCATCGGGACGATGCACGCCCGCGAGAATCTTCACGAGCGTCGATTTGCCTGCGCCGTTCTCGCCGAGCAACGCGTGCACTTCGCCGGGCCAAAGCGTGAGATTGCCGTTTTCGAGTGCGCGCACGCGCCCGAAGGTCTTGGTCGCACGCGCGAGCGTGAGACGCGGTACCGGGTTCGTCGATGAAGTCATGCCTGCCTTGCCATGGTGGAGGTTCAGATCCGGTAACAGCGTTGCGCATTCGCGCGGAACAGCGCGTCACGCTCCTCCGCGCTCGCACCGGCGACGATCGCCGCGTAGGCGTGCCACAGCGCCGAGTAAGTGCCGAACAATCGGTCGACCGGGAAGTTCGATGCGAACATCGCGCGCTCGACGCCGAACGCATCGATCGTTTCGAGCACGTACGGACGCAGGCTTTCGACTGTCCAGCCATGGTCGAACATCGCGAGTCCGCTGATCTTCACGACCACGTTCTCGCACGACGCGAGCAAGCGCAGACCGTCGCGCCACGCACGATAGCCCTCGACGCTGTCGCGGTCGACGAACATGCCCGCGTGGTTCAGGATCAACAGCGTGTCCGGATGCTCGCGCGCAAGCGCAGCGGCGTCCGCCATCTGCGACGGGTAGAGCTGCAAGTCGAACGACAAGCCATAGCGCGCGAGCAAGCCGAAATTGCGGCGCCAGACGCCGTCTTGCAGATAGTCCTGCTGCACGTAGTTGTAGAGCGAATCGGAATGACGGTTCAGGATCTGCCGGATGCCGCGCGTATTCGCGTACGCCATGTGCCCTTCGAGCACCGCTTGCGCGTTGGATTGCGACAGATCGGCGGCAGCGACGATCGCATTCGGGAAATCGCGTCCGCCGCGGCGCGTGTCGGCGAGCGACTGCAGCCAGCGCGTCTCGCCGACCGGATTCGCCGGATCGTAATTGGCTTCGACGTGGACCACCTTCAGCAATTCGATATCGGCGGCATCCTCGATCAGATCGGTAGGCAGATAATCGTGCTTCAGATCGCGCGCGTCGCCGACAAACGATTTGCCCGGATTCGCCAGCCACGGATAGTGGTGCGCGCTCAAATCCCAAAAGTGGACGTGTGAATCGACAACTCGCATCGGTCTTCTCGCTAGGCTCAGCGCCTTTCCGGCAGGTTTGTTGAGCAAAGGAGACGGCGATGCATGCGGTGCGCAAAATGCAGCACGGTTGCGACACGCATCGCGGTGCCGCTGTCTCCAATTCTTTCCGCCTGTGCGCTTAAATGCTTGCATGGCGTCTATTTGATTTGACTATAATCGGCCCACCGATAACATCACAATCCGTTCTTTGGATTGGGCGATCGCTAAAGCGAATCAATGAACTCCTCTTCGTCGTCGTTTGTTGCGCTGGTCAACCGCCTCAAATTCAAGCACCTCGCCCTGCTCGTCGCGCTCGACGACATGCGCAATCTTCATCAAGCCGCCGAAGCGATCAACGTCGCCCAACCGAGCGCGAGCCGCATGCTCGGCGACATCGAGGAAGCGTTCGGCTTTCTGCTGTTCGAGCGCAATTCGCGCGGCATGCAGCCGACGCCGCTCGGCAGCGCGGCGCTCGCTTACGCGCGCCATTCGCTCGCGGAACTCACGCGCTTTGCCGAGGGGCTCGAGGTCAAGCGCAAAGGCGGGCATGGGCAGCTCACGGTGGGCGCGATCATGGGCGCCGCGCCCGATCTGCTCGCGATGGCAGTCGCCGATTTGAAAGCCGAGCGGCCGCTCCTGAACATCCGCATTCTTGGCGAAACCAGCGACCAAGTGCTGCAGCTGCTGAATCGCCGCGAAGTCGATGTCGCGCTGGGACGCTTCACCAACGCGCTGCAACATAACGACTTCGATTTCGAGCCGCTCGCGCGCGAAACGCTGATGCTCGTCGTGCGCGCCGTGCATCCGATGGCGACGGGCGCGGCACCCTCCGCCGCAACGCTGGCGGATTTGCTCGGTTGGCCGTGGGTGGTGCAGCCGCTGACGACCCCGGCACGGCAATTGTTCGAGGATGAATTGGCGCGCGCGCAATTGCCGTCGCCGGCCAATCAGGTGGAATGCGCGTCGATCTTCGCGACGCTGCAATTGCTGCAAAACAGCAATGCGGTGGCGATGCTGCCGGAAACCGTCGTGCGGGATTACTTGCGCGCCAAGCTGTTGATCGCGCTGCCGATCGAGATCGGCGAAAGCCTCACCGGCTTCGGCCTTCTGGTTCGCAAGCAGGAACCGCTGTCGGAACCGGCCCAGCGCTTCGTGACCTTGTTGCGAAAGTATTCGAGCGGCAGCGCGTAAGCGCTACGCCGCCGGTCTGCCAAAGACGTTAGTTACTGCAGGTTCACGAACATGCCGCCGTCGACGAGCAACGCAGCGCCCGTCACATACCGCGCCCTGTCCGACGCGAGAAACACCACGCATTCGGCGACATCCTCGGGCTCCCCGAGCCGTCCCAACGGAATGCGTTTTTCGAAGTACGCCTTCTTCGCCGTATCCGACAAATCCTCCGCATTGAGGTCGGTCGCGATCGTGCCCGGCATCACCGAATTGCAGCGAATGCCATACGGCCCCAGCGCAATCGCGCACGATTGCATCAGCGAATGCACGCCCGCCTTCGTCGGCGTGTAGTGCGTCTGCATCCCGCCGCCGACGAGCGCGCTGATCGAGCTCGTCGCGACAATCGCGCCGCCGGTGCCCTGCGCCTTCATCTGGTTCGCCGCGGCCTGCGTCACGTAGAACGCGCCGTGCAGGTTGACGGCCATCGTCGTCTCGAACACTTCGGGCGGCATGTCGAGGAACGCATGGAACGGACAAATGCCCGCGTTGCTCGCTAGCACGTCGACACGCCCGAACGCGTCGACGGCCGCCTTCACGAGCGCCGCCCCGGTGTCGCGTTCGGCGACGTTGCCCTCGACCGCAATCGCGCGCCGCCCAAGCGACGCGATGTTGTCGAGCACCTCGCGAATCGCGGGGCGCCGGTTGTAAGTCGCATCGTTGTCGCCCCAGTAATTGAGCACGACATCGGCGCCCTCGCGGGCCGCCGTCACCGCGATGGCGCGACCGATGCCGCGAGACGCGCCCGTCACGATCACTACTTTGTCTTTCAGCAACATCCTGTTCTCCTGTCGACCAGAGTTAGCGCTTTAGCGCTTACTCTGGTCCCATGCTGAGGTTGCTTGGAGTTGGTGCTTCAGCACCTACTCCAAGCCCGCAGCAGTCGATCAGGCTTGGCGCTTTAGCGGTCGATCAATGCTGATACGGCCGATGCAAATTGCACTCCGGGTTGAGCCGCACACCGAAGCCCGGCGTCTCAGGCACCTTCATGCGGCCGTTCACCGGCACCGGCTCATCGAGCAGCAACGGATTGAACATCGGCACGACCTTGTCGGCCTGCGGCGCCATCATCAGGAACTCCGCAAACGGCGAATTGTGCCGCGTGACGACGAAGTGATAGCTGTAGACGGACGACCCGTGCGGCACGACGAGCGCATTGTGCGCATCCGCGAGCGCCGAGATCTTGATCAGCTCCGTCATTCCGCCGCACCAGCCGACGTCCGGCTGAATGATGTCGCAGCAGCCCATCTCGAGCAGCAGCCGGAAGCCCCAGCGCGTCGCTTCGTGCTCGCCGGTCGTCACGAGCATGCCGCGCGGCACGTTCTTGCGCAGTTGCGCGTACCCCCAATAGTCGTCCGGCGACAAGCATTCCTCGACCCACTTGAGGCCATATTCGTGCGCGGCATTCGCCAAGCGTGTCGCGTAATTGACGTCGAGGCTCATCCAGCAATCGAACATCAGCCAGAACTCGTCGCCGACTTTTTCGCGCATGTCCGCGAGCTTCTCCAGATTGAGCCGCAGCCCCTCCTCGCCCTCGGCCGGCCCGTGCTGCAACGGCATCTTGCCGCCGATGAACCCCATCTGCTTCGCCAGATCGGGACGCGCGCCGGTCGCATAGAACGTCAGCTCGTCGCGCACCGGGCCGCCGAGCAGTTGATACACCGGCTCCTTGCGCACCTTCGCAAGCAAATCCCACAACGCGAGATCGACGCCCGAAATCGTGTTCAGCACGATGCCCTTGCGGCCGTAGTACAGCGTCGCGTAGTACATCTGATCCCACATTTTCTCGATGTCGGTGACGAGCTGCCCTTCGAGAAAACGCGCGAGATGCTTCTCGACGATGAACGCGCCGATTTCGCCGCCCGTCGTCACCGCGAAGCCAACGGAGCCGTCGCTCGCTTCGATCTCGACAACCAGCGAACCGAGCACGTTGAGCCCGAACGATTGGCGGCTTTGCCGGTATTGCGGATAGCGGGCCATCGGCGTCGAAATATGGTCGTCGATCCAGTGATCGGCGCCCTGGTCGTGATAATCGGCGCCGCCGCCGCGCACCGTGAACGCGCGGACGTGCCGGATGGTAGGCATGGCCATGAGGTTAGCTCCGTCGTGTGGACGCCGATGCGGCCTGCGCGTCAGCGATAAAAGTTGCGTGAGTCATGCCGTCACCGGGCTGCCGCGCGTGAGGACGGCGCACGGCCACGGCGATCAGCAGCGCCGCCGCGAAGCTCGCCGCCCCGAGCACGGCAAGCCCCGCCGCGGTCGAGGCAAACGCGTGCTCGACGCTCGTGCGCAGCGTCGGCGCCAGAAAGCCGCCGAGACTGCCGATCGAATTGATCAGCGCGATGCCGCCGGCAGCTGGCGCGCCGGTCAGGTAACGCGTCGGGAACGTCCAGAAAAGCGGCTGCGCGGCAATAAAGCCGCTCGCGGCACATGCGAGTGCGATGAGCCCGATCCCGGCGTCCGGCGCCACGCCCGAGACGACCACTCCCGCGCCTGAAAGCGCGAGCAAGCCGATTGCCCAGCCACGATGCGTGCCGTGACGATCGGCGCGGCGCGGCACGAGCCATGTCGCGACGACCGCGCACAACCAAGGCAGCGCGGTAACGAAACCGACTTCGGCTCCCACTTTCGTGCCGAGCAGCGCCGCGACCTGCTGCGGCAAATAGAAGATCACGCCATACACGCTGACCTGAATCAGCAAATAGATGACGGCGAGCATCAGCACGCGCCGGTCGGTGAGCGCGCCGATCACGCTGTGCGGCCCGTGCGCCGAGGCGGAGCGCGCATCGTCGCCAACTGCCGATTCGAGCGCGTCGCGTTCGTCGGCGTCGAGCCAGCGCGCGTTCGCGGGCCGGTTGTCGAGATACCAGAACGCCCACACGCCCACCGCGGATGCGAGCAGCCCTTCGATAATGAACATCCACTGCCAGCCGGCCATGCCGAACGCGCCGTGCAGATCGAGCAGCATGCCGGAGAGCGGCCCGCCGAAAATGAACGCCAGCGGCGCGCCGAAATAGAACAGGCCGAGCGCACGAGCGCGCGCGCCCTGCGGAAACCACTGCGACAGGTAATAGACGATGCCGGGAAAGAAGCCCGCTTCGGCCACGCCGAGCAGGAAGCGCAGCGTGTAGAACACCGGCGCCGTGTGCGCGAACGCCATGCACGCCGAGACGACGCCCCACGTCACCATGATCCGGCACATCCAGCCGCGCGCGCCGAAGCGATGCAAGGCGAGATTGCTGGGAACCTCGAACAGCGCGTAGCCGATGAAGAACACGCCGGCACCGAACGCGAAGGCGCTGTCGGAGAGACCCGTGTCGTGCTGCAGCGCATGCTGCGCAAAGCCGATGTTCGCGCGATCGAGAAACGCCAATACGTACATCAGCAGCAGAAACGGCAGCAGGTGCCGCATCGCCTTGCGTGTCGCGCTCGCTTGCGCGGCGAAACGCGTCGTCTCCGTCATGCTGCCTCCTGTAGATGTGCAGCCGGTGTTTTTTACGCGGCACCGGTAAAAGGCGCTCAATACGTCGCGCGTCCGCCCGACAAGTCGAACACCGCGCCCGTGCTGAACGCGCAGTCTTCCGAGGACAACCACAGGATCAGCGACGCCGCCTCTTCCGGCAGCAGGAAGCGATTCATCGGGATTTTCGAGAGCATGTAGTCGATGTGCTGTTGCGACATCGAGTCGAAGATCTCCGTTTTCGCCGCCGCCGGCGTGACCGCATTGACGAGGATGTTCTTCGTCGCCAACTCCTTGCCGAGCGATTTCGTGAGGCCGATCAGGCCCGCCTTCGACGCGCTGTAGTGCGATGCGTTCGGATTGCCTTCCTTGCCGGCGACCGAAGCGATATTGACGATGCGCCCATAGCCCTGCTTGAGCATCTGCGGAACGACCGCGCGGCAAGTCAGGTACGGCGCGATCAGATTGACGTCGATGACGCGGCGCCATACGTCGGGCGCGAGTTCCCAGGTGGCGCCGTTGCCGCCGGTGATGCCCGCGCAGTTGATGAGCACGTCGATCGCGCCGTGAGCGGCGATCGTGTCCTGCGTGGCGCGCGCGACGGCGGCTTCGTCGGTCAGCTCGACCGGAAACGCGCTCACCTTGCCAAGCTCGCTCAACTCCGCTTGGCTGCGCGACAAGCGCTCGGCGTCGAGATCCCACAACGCCACCGCCGCACCCGAACGCAGCGCGCGTTGTGCGACGGCGTACCCAATCCCGCGTGCGCCGCCGGTCACGACGACGACGCGGTTATCCAGATCGATCCGGTTCATGTCTTCCTCCACGCGTGGCGCCGGGTTCGTGCGCCGTTGATGTCATGCGTACGACTATAGCGAGAGCACCGATAGCCAGACAATTCGCCTATTTGATCGGGAGATAGCGAAAGCGGATTGCGGTCCGCGCGGAGAATACGTGTGGAGTTGTCGTCGGAATATTGGCAACTTGTCCACAGATTTTGTTGGCAAACTTGTGGACAACCTGCGGGCATGACGCGTAAGCGTCTGACGCCAAAGGAAAAAGGTTGACGGTTGCCGAACGCGGCAACGGCAATTGGGAAAAAGCGCCTACACCGCGTCTTGTTCGATAAGACGCGCCTTGCGGCGGCGGTCGGAGAAGACCGCGTCGCCGCGACTTGCAAGCGGCATCAACTCGCCGCGCGAGCGCCAATCGCTTCGTGCAACAGCGAAACCAGTACTTCCGGCGGCGCGGGTTTCGTCATGAAGTGCTGAAAACCCTCGCCGATACTGCGAAGCCGGTAAGCCTCGTCGGTGTGCCCCGTGATCGCAACCGCCACGCACGGGCTGTGATTGGTGCAAATCTCGTAGTCGCGTAACCGCTGAATCAAATAGAAACCGTCCATCGTCGGCAGATCGAGGTCGCAGACGACGGCATCGGGCAGCACCCGCATCGCCGCTTCCACGCCCTCCTCCGCATCCGCCACTGCCACGACTTGCGCTCCTTCCGATTCCAGCAACATCACGAGCGAATCCCGATTCTGCGGATCGTCTTCCACGAGGACGATCGTCGCACGGTCAAGTCTCAATACTCCGTTCATACGTTTTTTTCGCTACCAGTACGGTGCGAAACGCCGCGAACCACGCGGCGCTTCGCCAATCAAACTGCCCTTGGCACGCGCCCGTTGCCAGCCGCTTGCAACTGACTACGGCTTGGCGGCCCCGCGTGCTGAAGACTCCGACCCGAACACGTGCCGCGAGTTGCAACGCGATCGGCACAGCAACCGGCGCGCGGCTTTCGGCGCAACCTCCGTCGGCGTGACGCTGCGTTGCCATGCCCTCTGCAGCATGTGTTTACATGTCGAGCAGCACCCTAGCACGCGACGAAGAAACGTCTATGAAAGACGCGGGCTAGATGGTGGTTTTCAAGCGGGATTTCAACCCGCCTTGCAAGCCGCGTCTGTTGCGTTCGCCACCTCCAGACGCAAAACTCGCGCCTGCCGGTACGTAGGGTCAGCGTTTGGTCTTGCGCGCGCCCATGCCGTCGGTGAGCAGCGCGATCGCGTGACGAGCGATTTCGTCCGTGCCGATCTGTCGCCGTTCAGGATCGGAGCGCCAGGAGGTGGATGCCGCGAGCGGCAGCAACGTGATGCCGAGCAGCGTGGGAAAGACGAGCGCCGGCTCGAGGTCCGGATTCAGGCGCCCCTCTTTTTGCCAGCGGACGATCCACTGGATCTCGTCCTTGCGATGCGCGTCCTTGAAGCGGTCACGCATGCGCTGTCTCAGCAAGCCCGCGTCGCTGATGACCTCGCGAATCCATAGCGACGGAAACCACGGACGCTCGGCGGCGAGATCGACGAAACGCTGCGCGATCGCCGCGAGCGCCGCCACGGGGTCGTCCGCGTTGTCCTCGAACGCGCCGCTGATCGCCTTGCGCACCGGAACGAAGCGCTCGTCTATGAGCACGTCGAGCAGTTGTTCGCGGGTCTTGAAGTAATAGTGCAGCATCGCCGGCGTGACGCCGGCTTCGCGCGCGATCGCGGCAAGCGTCGTATCGACGATGCCATGCCGCGCAAACAGCACGAGCGCCGTGTTCAGGAGTTTCTCGCGCTGCTCCGGCCCGCTCAAACCGCCCGTCGGACGGCCGGGACGGCGCGGCGCCGCTGCGGGCTTGGGCGGCGTTTTCATGGTTCGCGTGCCGGCCTTTGCGGTCCCGGCGGTTTCCACGATCTGTCGAGCGGTCTTTCTCGTAGCCATCTTCGAATCAAGTTGTTTGACTAAGCAAGGAATGTCGCCTATATTAATCGCCGCATTAATTAATTTCAAGGCCGAGTGTCCCCATGGATATCGATACCTCCGTCGCCGCAGTGGAAAGCGGACGCGCCGAAGCCGGCGAACGTCCGCCGATCCGGCTGATCTTCTCGGCGCTGCTGCTGGTCATGCTGCTGGCCGCGCTCGACCAGACCATCGTCTCGACCGCGCTGCCCACCATCGTCGGCGATCTCGGCGGACTGGAAAATCTGTCGTGGGTCGTGACGGCCTACTTGCTCACGTCGACCATCGTCGTGCCGCTCTACGGCAAGTTCGGCGACCTGTTCGGCCGCAAGATCGTGCTGCAGGCTTCGATTGCGCTATTCCTGCTCGGCTCCGTGCTGTGCGGGCTCGCACAGAACATGACGCAGCTCATTTTGCTGCGCGCGCTGCAGGGCCTCGGCGGCGGCGGTCTGCTCGTCATCACGATGGCCGCGATCGGCGACATCATTCCGCCCGCCGAACGCGGCCGCTATCAAGGGCTGTTCGGCGGCGTCTATGGTCTTGCGACCGTCATCGGGCCGCTCGCGGGCGGCTTCATCGTCGAGCATCTGTCGTGGCGCTGGATCTTCTACATCAACGTGCCGGTCGGCATCGTCGCACTTGCGGTGATCGGGGCCGCGTTCAAGCCGCACGTCGCGCACGTGAAGCACAAGATCGACTACGTGGGCGCCGGCTATCTCGCTGCCGCGCTCACTTGCATCATCTTGTTCACGAGCCAGGGCGGGACGGTCCTGCCGTGGTCGTCGCCCGACTTGTGGTTCACACTTGCGCTCGGCTGCATCGCGATCGCGGGCTTCGTCTATGAAGAGCGGCTTGCGGCCGAGCCCATCATGCCGCTCGAACTCTTCAAGGAGCGCACGTTCCTGCTTCCGAGCCTGATCGGTTTCATCGTAGGCGTTTCGCTGTTTGGAGCGGTTACGTTCCTGCCGCTGTATCTGCAGGTCGTCAAGAATTCGACGCCTTCGCAAGCCGGCATGCAGTTGCTGCCGCTGATGGGCGGCGTGCTCGTCACGTCGATTGCGAGCGGGCGGATCATCAGCAAGATCGGCAAATATCGCGCGTTTCCGATTGTGGGCACATTGCTCGTGTGCGTCGGGATGCTGCTGCTCGCCACACTCTCCGTTTCGACGCCTATCGAGCGCATGTATCTGTATATGGGTCTCGTCGGGTGCGGGCTCGGCATGGTCATGCAAGTGCTGATCCTTGCCGTGCAGAACACCGTCGCGTTCAAGCATATGGGCGTCGCGACGTCGGGCGCGACGCTGTTCCGCTCGATCGGCGGCTCGGTCGGCGTGGCGGCGTTCGGCGCGGTCTTCACGAACGTGCTGCACGCGCGGCTCGCCGCGCTGTTGCCCGCCGGCGCCGAGCTGCCCCAGGCGCTGCGGCCGGCCGCCGTGCAAGCGCTGCCGGCCGCGCTGCGCGACGACTATCTGCAGGCATTCGGCGGCGCCATGCATACCGTGTTCGTCGTCGCCGCGTGCATCGTCGTGTTCGCGTTCGCGCTGGCATGGCTGATCGAGGACGTGCCGCTCAGGAAAACGTGACCGCGCATGGCCGCCGGCCGCTTGCACAAAAAACCTGCCGCAACACGAATCACCCTGGAAAAAGCGGGTTTCAGCGCACGCCAATACCGGGTGCGGCCGAGTTGTTGTATCCTCTCGGCCGCTCACCTGGAGAACACATGAAGTTCACGACCTGGCTGGCCGCAGCGCTCACGCTCGCCGCCGCAGCCGCGACGGCAACCGCCACCGCACAAACCTCGCAAACCTATCATTTCGGCGAAGGCCAAGCCGCACCGCAAGCGCAGCACGCGGTGGCGCACCCTCACTCCCCGCGCTACGTCAAGCCGAAACACCGGAAGTACCGCAAGCCGAAGTATCATGCGCCGCGCCGTTACGCGCCGCCGCGCCACGTGTCGAATTCGCCTCTCTATTCGCACGGCTAAAGCGCTTCAACCTTGCCGTGCAGCGTTCGCTGCGCGGCGTGACGCACGTTTCGATTGCAGAACCTTTGTTTTGCACGCTTCGCTTCAGAAACCGCTGTAGCATGCTTATCCGACCTCAAACAACAAAAGGGAAGCGACAGCATGAAAATGGAGGCATTTGCGTTCGGCACCACCGATTGGGCCGAAATCGAACGAACAGAGCACAACGGGGAAACCGGCATGGCCTACTGGCGCACGCGGTTTTTCGGCGACAAGGAAAATCCCATCCGGGTTCGGATGGTGGAATACACGCCCGGCTACCTCGCAGACCACTGGTGCAAGAAAGGTCACGTGCTCCTCTGCCTGGAAGGCGAGTTGGAAACCACGCTGGAAGACGGCCGCAAGTTCGTCCTGACAGCGGGAATGAGCTATCAAGTCGGCGATAACGCCGAAGCGCACCAATCGTATAGCCGGACCGGCGCGAAACTGTTCATCGTCGACTAATGAGCTCAACCCACGCATCCGCTCCCGCGAACGCTGTCGGCGCGCCCATCATTCGCGACGCCACAGAAGCCGACATCCCCGCGATCCAAGCGATCTATTCGCACCACGTGTTGACCGGCGTCGCGTCGTTCGAAGAGACGCCGCCAAGCGTCGACGACA is drawn from Trinickia violacea and contains these coding sequences:
- a CDS encoding MFS transporter; amino-acid sequence: MTETTRFAAQASATRKAMRHLLPFLLLMYVLAFLDRANIGFAQHALQHDTGLSDSAFAFGAGVFFIGYALFEVPSNLALHRFGARGWMCRIMVTWGVVSACMAFAHTAPVFYTLRFLLGVAEAGFFPGIVYYLSQWFPQGARARALGLFYFGAPLAFIFGGPLSGMLLDLHGAFGMAGWQWMFIIEGLLASAVGVWAFWYLDNRPANARWLDADERDALESAVGDDARSASAHGPHSVIGALTDRRVLMLAVIYLLIQVSVYGVIFYLPQQVAALLGTKVGAEVGFVTALPWLCAVVATWLVPRRADRHGTHRGWAIGLLALSGAGVVVSGVAPDAGIGLIALACAASGFIAAQPLFWTFPTRYLTGAPAAGGIALINSIGSLGGFLAPTLRTSVEHAFASTAAGLAVLGAASFAAALLIAVAVRRPHARQPGDGMTHATFIADAQAASASTRRS
- a CDS encoding SDR family NAD(P)-dependent oxidoreductase: MNRIDLDNRVVVVTGGARGIGYAVAQRALRSGAAVALWDLDAERLSRSQAELSELGKVSAFPVELTDEAAVARATQDTIAAHGAIDVLINCAGITGGNGATWELAPDVWRRVIDVNLIAPYLTCRAVVPQMLKQGYGRIVNIASVAGKEGNPNASHYSASKAGLIGLTKSLGKELATKNILVNAVTPAAAKTEIFDSMSQQHIDYMLSKIPMNRFLLPEEAASLILWLSSEDCAFSTGAVFDLSGGRATY
- a CDS encoding response regulator is translated as MNGVLRLDRATIVLVEDDPQNRDSLVMLLESEGAQVVAVADAEEGVEAAMRVLPDAVVCDLDLPTMDGFYLIQRLRDYEICTNHSPCVAVAITGHTDEAYRLRSIGEGFQHFMTKPAPPEVLVSLLHEAIGARAAS
- a CDS encoding TetR/AcrR family transcriptional regulator, which produces MKTPPKPAAAPRRPGRPTGGLSGPEQREKLLNTALVLFARHGIVDTTLAAIAREAGVTPAMLHYYFKTREQLLDVLIDERFVPVRKAISGAFEDNADDPVAALAAIAQRFVDLAAERPWFPSLWIREVISDAGLLRQRMRDRFKDAHRKDEIQWIVRWQKEGRLNPDLEPALVFPTLLGITLLPLAASTSWRSDPERRQIGTDEIARHAIALLTDGMGARKTKR
- a CDS encoding MDR family MFS transporter, whose protein sequence is MDIDTSVAAVESGRAEAGERPPIRLIFSALLLVMLLAALDQTIVSTALPTIVGDLGGLENLSWVVTAYLLTSTIVVPLYGKFGDLFGRKIVLQASIALFLLGSVLCGLAQNMTQLILLRALQGLGGGGLLVITMAAIGDIIPPAERGRYQGLFGGVYGLATVIGPLAGGFIVEHLSWRWIFYINVPVGIVALAVIGAAFKPHVAHVKHKIDYVGAGYLAAALTCIILFTSQGGTVLPWSSPDLWFTLALGCIAIAGFVYEERLAAEPIMPLELFKERTFLLPSLIGFIVGVSLFGAVTFLPLYLQVVKNSTPSQAGMQLLPLMGGVLVTSIASGRIISKIGKYRAFPIVGTLLVCVGMLLLATLSVSTPIERMYLYMGLVGCGLGMVMQVLILAVQNTVAFKHMGVATSGATLFRSIGGSVGVAAFGAVFTNVLHARLAALLPAGAELPQALRPAAVQALPAALRDDYLQAFGGAMHTVFVVAACIVVFAFALAWLIEDVPLRKT
- a CDS encoding DHCW motif cupin fold protein; amino-acid sequence: MKMEAFAFGTTDWAEIERTEHNGETGMAYWRTRFFGDKENPIRVRMVEYTPGYLADHWCKKGHVLLCLEGELETTLEDGRKFVLTAGMSYQVGDNAEAHQSYSRTGAKLFIVD